ACTACTTTTTCCATATGTTCGAGTGGGTCATTATTAGTTTGTGGAGACGTCGACGTATTGTCTTTACCAAGTTTTTGACAATGACAACAATTATCTTTCCCATCTATTTctttattacatttttggttcaaatatttaattGCTGTAGGTTGACTGACTGCATGATAGTCTACACCGTCTGGAGAACTATATTGGTCCATACCTTTAACATCTTCGTAATATTTGCTCATCCCATCCCATTC
The Plasmodium gaboni strain SY75 chromosome Unknown, whole genome shotgun sequence genome window above contains:
- a CDS encoding putative EMP1-like protein; translated protein: NGDNNDDCNDSSGSNLCKTACTKYNDWIKSKKTEWDGMSKYYEDVKGMDQYSSPDGVDYHAVSQPTAIKYLNQKCNKEIDGKDNCCHCQKLGKDNTSTSPQTNNDPLEHMEKVV